The genomic interval TGGACTTCGCCTATTACATTCGTTGAATAAAATTCTATCTtatgaaaagaacaaaaaaatacaaaaaacgcCAATCTCACCCAAAAGGATGAACTATTTGATAGTCTAGGATTTTGGAAGCTGACTGTCAATGAGGCATTGAATGCCCGTTATCTTTTTTCAGGTGCATTTCAAAAATGCCAATCCCACCCAAATGGATGGACTAGTTGATAGTCGAGGATGTTGGAAGATAACTGTCAATGAGGCAAAGATTTGTGTTATGTTAtgcttttttcttgtttccgtATTATTTTAACACTTTGTTTGTATTTATGAACTAGTTGATAGCTCATTCTATTTTAGCAGTTGTTTGTATTTATGAACTAGTTGAGAGTTAATTCTAAAGAATGATCAAAACTTCCAATTGATCCAGTGCTTAAAATGTGTCTACTAGTCTAAGCAAGAAGTAATGGTTCGTCACTTTCTACTTCTAATGATCTATTTATGTTGACGAAGTGCagagaaaattatatatgaacaCCCACTGTGCTTCCCTAACATTGGGCTGATACAAATTCATGCTTTAAAGGTATACTCTTTAACATTCAGAACAAGAATGTTGAATATCTTGCTTGTTGAATACATATCTATGTCATTCCCTTTAACAAAGTATAATAAACTTGGCAGGTTAAGCGCAAAGGATACTTTTATCACTTATCAGATTCCATGTTTGTAAAAAGTGCTTTTGATGGGGTCAAGAAGAATTGGTTTCTTGGTGTTGATGCTTCTCGTTCGGCGGAGCATGGTGAAAATCAATATTCCCTTGTTCCTGCCATTGAAAACAATCTATTACGCTGTTTTGGCATCAAGAATGGTACTTCTTTTGATAGGATTGATCTTCCTCATGATGGTCCACTGAAAAGGCAATCCAATTATGATGATTCATCACTGCCGCTAGTTGAGAGCAACCATAATGCGAAAGAGAATGTTCCTATTGCTGACCGGTATGGTTCCAGTGAATCTAGTAGAggagttttaaaagaaaaggatgCTTCATTTACTGGAGTTGACAAAGATGCATCACAGCAGGATATTATAATTCCAGAAAAGTCCTTAGTTGATGCAGGTAGAGAAGTTTCATGTGATATGAGGATGGGAATAAAAGACATTGCTGATGAACCTTGCAGGAGTTCGTCTTCCAACACAAGTAGGAGGTTGGTTTCTAAAATAAAGAAGACTGACTATCTGAGCAAGGAGACTGAAGTTACAGAAAAACATGGAAATTGCATGACTGGAAATTTCAATAATGATGTTGATTTGAAATGCAAGAAGTCTTTGGAGGAAGCTTCACAAGTGAGACTTCATGGAAAGAGAAAGCGTAAGATTGAAAAGAAAGACGAAGATGAAGATTCGTCGGAAGGAAAGACAGCTTTGACTTgcaattctaataaaaaaaactccaagGCAGTGGGTACATCTCAGCACTCCATGGGGGACAAACTGAAGACCAATGCCACCTTAGACACTATATTTACTGAACCAGTTGAGGATGTCCATTTGTTGGAAACTGGTTCAAGAAGTGGGAAGAGCAAGAAAAGGCGAAAGAAATCTTCAAATTCTATTAATCATGTGCTGGGTGAAGTTCCTTCTGCTGGGAAAGATGCTGGAGAAAATTCTAGTGCTACTGTGGTAATTAAACACAAGGTTTTAGGTGAAGAACCTGGTGCAACATCAGTTCCTAGACAAGGTGTCCAGGAGGCTGCAACTTCTGAACTTTGTGGAATCTCTATAATGGAAAAGCAGGTTGATCCAGTCCATAAAGTggaagaaattaataaattacccCTTTCATTAGTGCACAAACAGAAGGCAAATGCCACCGTTGAATGTTTAGCTTCTGAACCTTTCGAGAATGTACATTTGGTAGGAGGAAGTGACTCAGGCagtgggaaaaagaaaaggaaaaagaaatcttCAAATTCGTCTACTCAAGTAGATGCTGCTGTTCCATCTTGTGAGAAAGTTGTTGGGGAAGAAAGTTCTAGGGTCGCTGTGGGAATTAATCTGGAGGATTCAAGTAATGAACCACATTTAGATGGAGACATTGTTCAGGATGCAATGACTTCTGAACGCTGTGGGCTCTCTCTGAAGGAAAAGCAGTGTGATCCCTTCCCTGAAATTGGGGATCATGATAAAGTGCCAGGTGACTTGCGCCTGTTGCATGGAATATGATTTAATTTAGTCTTGCTTTAATCAAATTGTATCTTAATTTTAAAGAATGCATCCCGTTGATTTACGGGACAATTGTGAAATCTTGGCAtgctgaaaaatattttgcattataaaaaaaatatatgttcagGAGCCTCAAAAATTGTGCATTACTGCAAGGATGCTATCAGTTTTAGCAAGAATCTCTCGCATTGATATTATTTtcgtattttttaatattataattttcaaaatgcaaaccatcattaataaatttatttgtttgtggGGGTAAAATTTCACTATATATTTACCACCTGCACTTCGATGATGCATTGCAGTTATGTTGATGTCCTGGAATCGTAGCCTGCTGATTGTAATGTTATTGTTTGTTTGTAGATATCAACACGTGTGACACTAGTGCTGGGAATGTCAATAGCAACGACGATGCATCTGATGAAGAAACAGCAGTTGGAgttggaaaaatgaaaaattcaaagGATAGTTGTATTTTTGAGTTGAAAGGATTCAAAGGGCCTAGTAGTCTCCGAAATGACATTGAGCTTTCCAGGCCCGAGAATGGTGTCCCTAATGATGAGGATGATTGTGAAACTGGTTTGACTAATAGAGTTTATGTGGAAAGAGAATCATCACATAATAGAGTCTCAAAAGGAATACTGTCAAAAAAGTTCAAACCACCCAGTCAGAATGAAACAGATACAAATGCTAAAGAAGTGATTGCCACTTCTGAATCGTTAAATGGGACTGGAATCCTAAAGGATAGGAAATCAGTTAagaaaggaaggaagaagaggaaaattgAGGATTCAATTGAAGGGACACTAATGAAATCTCATCTTGAGCATGCTAAATGTTCTGAACATGACATATCTTCAACTGAGCCTCATAAAACTATAAATGGTGATGATTACAGTTGCAAAGATAAGCAAGAAGAAAGGGATTTTTCTCCAGTAAAGGGGAAAGAAgtatcaaaatcaaaaacagTTAGTACTTGTGTTCTGGGTGCCGGTTGGGAAACTCGTGAGGTCAATGGAGATGTGGTGGAGTCCTTGCAGCATATCAGCAAAGCCCAAGCAAATTCAGAGAGTACGGATgacaaaatgagaaagaaattatcaaaaacaaaaacagtaaAGGCTTCTCTTTTTTCTACAGGAAGGGAAACCTGTAATGCCCTGGAAGATGAGGTAGATTCCTTCCAGAAAATTGGCAAAACTCAAGCAAATGCAGAGAATGTGGATGAGAAAAGgaaatttaagaagaaaaagaattctGCTGCTCAAGACACTGGTCATCACAGTTCAACGCCTTTAGCTGATAATCAAAGGAAGGCAGAAGCTTCTTctaaaatgagaaatgagaatcAAGGAAGTGTAGGAAAATTGCTTGCCAGCAACACTATCACCATGCAATTACAAGGATCAGTATCAAAGGATGAATGTGCAAAGCACATGCTTCACCTTGGAAAGAAccagattttaaaaatttccaGAAGCGAAGATTCAGTTGGAGGAAAACCGAATAAATCAGGTGTAGAGCATGTCAAAAGTTCTGAACATGACATATTTGCATCACACTTTTGTGAAACTGTAATTGGTGACCATTCCAGTGTGAATGCTAAAAAAGAAGGCAATTTTTCTCTAACAAAGGGAAAGGCATCAAAAGCAAAAACATTAATTACTTCCCTTTTTGGTGCTGGTCAGGAAACCAGTGATGTCAATGTAGATGGGGTGGAGTCCTCGCTGCATAACAGTGAAACTCAGGCAGATGCAGAGAATGGTAatgaaaaaatgagaaagaaatctAAGAAGAAACTAAATTCTGCTACAAAGAGCCTTCCAGTTCGAGAAGATGGTCATAGGGATTCAATACCTTCAACTAATAATCAAAGTGAGGTGGAGGCGTCAACTAAAATGAAAAACGAGAAGGAAGGGAATGGAGGTAAATCAGAAGCTGCCAAATCTAGCACCACCACCCAACTGCTAGGATCACTGTCAAAGGATGAAAGAGCAGAGCACATGCTTCAACCTGAAAATAAGCTTCTAAAAGTTTCTATGAGAAGTGGGACAATAGCTCCACTAATCGGTAAGTCTGATAAGCTCACTTCACTTCCTGAAGATGCAAGAAGGCTCAGTATTGCCGATGCTGTGCTGACCAGCATTAATTCAGAGAAGAAAAGTGAAGCTTTTGCTGTGTCAAAGTCTAACTTGGGGAATTCTAAGAAGACAGTTGATCAAAACAAATTAGGTAACAAGAGTCAATCAGGCGTTGGCCAGGCTGTTAGAAAAGCTTCTCTTAACGATGCCGGGGAAGTTGTAAATAGATCAGAACATGACAAGAGCTTGTTAGCCAAATCAGGAAGAATTTTCAACGATTATTCTAGTGGGAGTTCTGAAGATGGAGGAGTCAGAAATTCGGATTCCAGCACCAGAACTCCGTCAGCTAATTCATTTTCATCTGACTATTCTGATGGAGAAAGCAATGCAAATCTGAACTCACCGCAGCATGGTAATTCAAATTCTATCTGGAGTTTCTATTGCCTAACATTGGTATTTTACTATGAGGTTTTATACATAGCATATGTGCTTTtgaatttcataattataatttgaaaactATGGCTCCCACGtcggagttgaaggaaaatggtgtacTGCCGAGGTCTGAAGTGTCAAAGTTGGTCTGAATACCCTTTCCATAGGgtttgctttcattatatatagaagagatTTAAATAGTTGTTGCTAGATTTCCAGCGCCTAAatgctatacaaggtaagtatttccAATGTTATTTACAACCTAATTATTTGCTATATACAATCTAGATATAAAGGAAAACATCcctaaaatattacaaatcaaatcccaTAATATCCTAAATTATCTCCataacatcccccctcaaattgatgctggtagATCTAGAAGTATCAATTTGTCAACTAAGAACTGATGTCGGTGCCGTTAAAGAGCTTTAGTGAATATGTCTGCAGTTTGATGTTCAGTGGAAATGTGAGGAAGAGTAATCACATGTTTGTCAAACGATTCATGTATGGAATGACAATCGACTTCGATATGTTTCATACACTCATGGAAGACTGGATTAGCGGCGATCTGAATAGCACTGATATTATTAGCATGAAGAGGAGTGGAATGAAGCTGAGGAAAACCAAGTTCACCCAATAACCCTCGAAGCCATGTGATCTCAGAGCATGTGGAAGACATAGCACGACACCCAGACTCAGTGGAGGACTTGAaaactctgtcttgcttcttactcttccaagaaatgagtgcattgcctaAGAACATGCACCAGCCAGTAACAGAGTGACGAGAATCCGCACATccggcccaatcagcatcactataccGCACCAACTGTAAGGAAGATTCCTTGAAAGAACAATCCGCGTGTAGAGGTGCCCTTCAAGAAGATGTCGAGAGGCCTGCATAAATTGACTGACCTGCTgcacaacaaaagaaatgtcaGGATGAGTAATCGTCAagtagttcaaactcccaacaAGCTGTCGATACAAGGATGGATCTGATAGAAGCTCGCCTTCCTCTTGACGAAGCTTAAGATTTACCACCAAGGGAGTAAGAACAGAGTTACCTGATTGGAGACTAGCCAATGAAATAACTTCCTACGTGTATTTGTGCTGGTGTAACAATGTACCAGTTGGAGTAATTTGCACCTCAAGGCCAATAAAATACTGTAGGGGACCAAAATCTTTTATGTGAAAAGAAGCCTTGAGATGCTGTTGTAATTACTTAATTAACTCAGTATCAGAGCCAGTaatcacaatgtcatcaacatGTACCAGAAGCAATACAAATCCTGCATAAGTCTCgcgaagaaaaagagaggaatcaAATTGactaaaatgaaaagcaagcaGGGTAGAGTGAAATATATCAAACCATGCACTCGGAGCCTATTTCAATCCATACAAGGATCGGCGTAGTAGACAAACCTCTGAGGAAGGTGTAGCAAACATGCTTGGAGGTGGAGACgtaaattttttccttcaaatccccatgtagaaaagcattcttcacatccatctgtaGGAGAGACCACCACTGCGACGCAATGCCAAGATAGTCTGTACAatagtcattttggcaacaggtGCAAATGTCTCTTCATAATTAATACCATACTCTTGTGTCTGGAAGGGGCGTTGAAAAAGGGGGAAGACGTCGATGATACACCACACCTGGTTTAAATCGCTCATTAGAAGAAAACACATCATTAAAAGCGGGAAGAAGAGTAATAGGAGGATCATAAATAACCTgagactgaaagaaatattgactTTCGAAGAAAATCACATTCCGGGAGATCCGGAATTTGTTTGCATGAGCATCATATCAAACAAATCCTTTCTGAGTATGACTATATCCCATAAAGGCACATGTGACAGACTGAGCAGCTAGCTTATAATGCTCAACAGGTGgcagatgaacaaaacaaacacacccaaaagtATGAAAGGATTGATACTCAGGAGATATGCCAAATAATCGAAAATAGGGAGAATCATAATTTAGAGTGTGCAGTAGGCAAACGATTGATCAAATAAGACAACAGTAGACAAAGTGTCTGCCCAGAACTTAGAAGGTATAGAAGAATCAATCAACAAAGTAAGAACGACATCTAAAAGATGTCGATTCTTATGCTCAgcgactccattttgttgaggtgtaaTAAGGACAAGAACGCTGGAAAATGATTCCCCTTTTGCTGAAGAATAGTCTAAAAAGAATGAGACATGTACTCCTCCCCTGAGTCGAAGCGTAAAGTTTTGATACAAGTACTGAATTGTGTCTTGACAAGcgcaacaaatttttgaaagacagaAAACATGTCAGCTTTAGAACGGAGAAAATATATCCAAGTGAATCAactatcatcatcaataaacgTCACAAAATAACCATACTGGCCATGAGAAAGAACATGACTCACACCCCAAACATCAATATGCACAATCTCAAAGCAATTAGAAGCATTGCTACCATGCGCAAGAAAAtgtaaagttttacttttaccaagACGACAAGTAGCACAATCAAGAGACACAGGAGAAGAAGTAAAGGAATCTTTATTGCTGAACAAACCATGTTTCATAAGATGAGCCAAGACAACAGAATTAGGATGACCCAatttcttatgctagacttcaTTATTATTGGCAGTAGCTGTACAAGCAAGAGACAACATTAGGAATAGGAAACTATAAAGGAAATATTTATTTCCCACTTTAGGCCCCTTCGCAATCACCGTCCTCGACACCTGATCCTGCAAAAGACAACCACtatgagaaaaatgaacatCACAGTTATTATCTACCAATTGTCCAATAGAAATCAAATTGGTAGACAAGCCAGGAGAGACAAAAATATTGCGAAATGAAGAGTCCAAATTACCAACAATAGTAATAGGAAGAGTATTGTCATCAGCAATCTGAATATTTTGCGTTCCTCTATACTTACAAACACCATGGAGACCCTCATATTACTAGTCATATGATTAGAAGCATCCGAATCAACAATCCAAGAAGTTGAGTTAGTAATCGTACCTTGCAGGCCTAAGGTCGTAAAAGCAGACACAATCATCCGTTGGACCATTGTTGGTGTGAGAATAGGTGAATCAGAGTTTACAGTGGACGGcgcaaaagaagaagaagagtacTGAATAGCAGCCTGAAAAGCTTGGGATTGGCAATTCTGAGGCTGCACTCGACAGTCTTTGATGATATGACCCTCTTTCTTGCCGTAGTTACAAACTTTCTTAGGGAAATTGCGGCAATATGACCAAATTCCTTGCAACAGAAACACTGCAACTTGTTCCTCCCTTTTCCTTGTGCTGCATAGGCTACATTCACTGCCTCAGAAAAGATCTTCTCAGAAGTCATACCTATCTGAGTGGATAACCGTTGTTATTTACGCAATAAATCTCCTAAGCAAATATCCAATGAAGGAACCGGGTGACGGTTCAATAAGCCAGTCCGTATAGGTTCAAATTTAGGCCGAAGCTTCATCAGAAATTGCTCACATCGACTCTCAGCATGAACCACTTGAAGCACTGCTAGTGCCGTCGGGGAACCTTAGCATGAACAATTGCAGAATACTTGCTCCAGAGGTTAATAAAACCAGAATAAAATTGTTCAATGGTCAAATTACCTCAAGTATAATTGCTAATTTTCAACTCCAATTGGAATTTCTGAGTACTATGATCTTGATGATAAATGCGATGGAGATAGTCTCATATAGCTTGAGCTGTAGTAAAACAGCAAAGATTGGTCACAATATGGGGCTCAATCGTCCCCAACAGCCAAGAGACCACTTTagcatccttgacctcccattGTGTAAATTCTTTTTCATTAGTGGGAATTTGaccaaaaccatcaatatgAGTTGATAATTCTTTccctttcaaaaacattttaaattgaaattcccATGTAGGAAAATTCTTTCCAGTAAATCGAACAATAGTATTTTCAAGAGACATGATGAAAAACCACttaaaaatagtaataagtCCAACCAGAAAATTTCATACAGTCACAGCAATAAGCAGCACAAGAATCGCCGAGccccaactcaaaaaaattgtcaaaatttAAGAAGTGAAAAGACCCAAAATGCAACCAGTGCACTTAATATTCACCAGCATAAACAAGAAGGCTCAGATCAGTCACGTAACGCAAGCCTCAATTGAGAAATACAAGCCCAAACAAGAAGGCCCACGAGAGATACCTGCCCAGAACCGAGTATTAGCAAAAAAAACAGTGCGCCGATAACACTCGGAGAAGAACAATCGATGACCAGCTCCATCGTTAGCCATGCATAAGTGGTCGACTACCACACAACAACCACCAGATAATGCCGACAGCCACAAAGAGGCATAGCCACCACGAAAAACCATTGAGAGAAGTGGCTTGCACCAAAGGACAGAGTTCGTAACTCTGAAAAACTGTTCCGACAGCCACCAAAAACTCAAACCCACAAGGTTTGACCCCATAGAAAGCACCGAGACCCACTAAGAGCAAGAAAGAACTTGCtgaatcaggaaaaaaaaatcctcccaAGAATAGCAATGAAAAATCGCACCCTATGATTAAGACCAAAGCGATGGAAATAAGAGGAGTCTGGTACCATGTCAAAGTTGGTTTGAATATCCTTTCCATAGGgtttgctttcattatatatataagagatttACATAGTTGTTGCTAGATTTCCAGCGCCTAAATGCTATATAAGGTAAATATTTCCAACGTTATTTACAGTCTAATTATCTGCTATATACAATCTAGATATAAAGGAAAACATCcctaaaatattacaaatcaaatcccaTAATATCCTAAATTATCTATGTAACATGAAGGAGATGTAGAATCTGCTGAAGTTGCATATAAAGGGTCgccagaggtgaagggacttaCTGTCACCTTagaatctccaatggggacCTTGATACCATTGGAaagaaccaatggagttgctgAGGAGCTACGAGATTTGAATATGGGTTTGTCGTTGGTGTCTTGTATGGAGGAATGTCTAGAGTCGGGAGTGCAGTTGGAtactgtgtctggggataatGTTGCTCCCCTCGTCTCTCTTCCTCCGATAGCAGATTGGGTTCtacctaaagttaacgagattcagcatTTCGTGGggatttcacatggaggatgtgaagaccaatttaaagaactaatcactGCAATTGAGGCAAGCCACACGCTTGAAactaaatcaattttaaaaaaaagcagGGAGTTATAGCGTCTTTTTTGGACAATCAACTACAATGCTAAGAGTAGTTGCTCAAGTAGAAGGAAGTCTAAATGGAGGGCATCGTGAAAACAGggacaaggggttggggtttcAGGTTGAGTattagttctacgggaaacaaggggttggggtcggggaggtgtgttctattccaattcgggctttgtgtattttggattgtttttcACAGGCTTTTAggtcattaggggctctctaatatgggctaggtgtttttttatatacattcagtgtacttggttattccttttgatattataatatttttacttataaaaaaaaaattataatttgaccTTTTCTGTTCTTCATACATCTCAACACTCTTAATTACTGAGTTTGTCAGACTGTTGAAACCATAGTTTATCTAATGAGTCTTATAGATCAAGAAGGCCACTTCCTATCCTGCAAATTCATtgctatttcttttattttccaaagCTTAGtcttttagaatgtatttgtTGTGGCTTTAATTATCTAATGGTAAGTCACTTAAATTATCTATATTGTCCTTATAGGAGATATGAATATGAGAAGGTGAAGTAACACTGTTTAGGCCAGTACTTCTCTCGACTTCCGAATGGTCCTTTTAACATCTATGAATGAGGCTGCATCTGTCTTCAATACCTTAGTTCAGAAGCTGAACACTAtcattatttgtatataaaCTGGATTTGGAATTTCCTTTACACTGTGCTTGTAGGATGTAAAATGTTTCTTTAGATGCCAGAATATGAACAATTGATGCCAACTATTGTCCGCAAGTCCACTTTGCAGTAACCTTATTGTTCCTTTTGCTCTTAccatatttcttcaaattgaaTGGACCGAGGGCTGGGCATATTGTACACCGAAGCTATTATAGGAAGTTCAAGAGATTTGAGTGGATAACTTGTCctcttttacttaatagttcGCAAAATTTACTCTGAACTTAATTAAAGCAGCCAgctaatttttcaatttgaatcaaaatCGTTTCAGGATCTTATGactcaaaaagaaagaacagtGGTGGAAGAAGCATCAGAAAAGCAAAGTAAGTGTCAGGAAGAATATATTTGTGCATGCACGTGTCtgtgtaatattatatatatatatatatatatatatatatatgaaagtggCGTCTGTATCATACTGAAAAAGTATTTGTGCATCTCTGTGTGATGCTACTAGAAGCTAATTTGTCTTAAAAATCTCTCACTTCAAGGTTACATACTTGCTGATTTTTTCTTTCTGGTTATAAAACAATAATCATATTCTCTCTCTTATGCATGTAATTACTCTATCAGAAGCTCTTCAAGGGCCAAGAGTTTGACCTTAGATACAATCCTCAGAAGTTCGAGCAGATACAAGAAAGCTAAGCAAACAGCCGTTCAATCAGAGCTTGAGGACACCGAAAGTCAGCCTGTTGATTATGTTCCAGACAGTCTGGTTGATATCTAGTTGGTCTGTTGCTTGGATTTTATTGTTGTCAGTCTCTTGGAGCACAAaatgttttggttatttttcaCTGCCGGCTATGCAGGCCAAGAAAGGAGAAACAACCACTCACAGTTTGGTTGAAACAGATCTGCTGGTTATATAATTACATCGTCTTCTAGTTTTACCCCAAAAGATGCTCAGTTTTATATCTCCATCAAATGGAATCTTTCCTAAAGAGATTCTCAAAGTTAAACTGTTGTCTTGAGAGCCGATTGACAATGCCGTAGACATAATTTCCTTTGCCTAAAGAGATGCTCAGTTTGTAGGGGCCGATGCCTTGCAGGTTGCGTATGTTTGCCCATATcatgtgattttgcatataatgCAGTATACAATAATTTCTGGCATCAATTTGATTCGATATATTTACTTTACAGAAAAATATCTCTCGCCTTGTttaatgtttgaaaatgaaaaataaggtAAGTCTGCTAGTAATAATTCTTTCATTGGCTGCATTTGAAAATGgcaatttatgaataaaatttaggtaTCGTTTTGGAGATGATGATTAAAagatttatgaatataatttctctttaaaaaaattttaggaagAAAGCGAGTAAACTACATTACCATGGTACCTTTGTGtacttattattaaaaagtaaataattagTTACCATAGTATGTTTATGTACtgattattaaaaagtaaatagtTGAGTTAAAATAGACTCAAATGATtcgttttgttgtttttttataggtaatttCTTCTCACATTCTTGTCCCTctgattctttttttctcatcaatttcTTCCTCTgttcagtttttattttatctggGATGGGACTCTCAGTAGACTTTCCATTTCCTATCCTTCTTTTATCCATTCTCCCAAAAATATTGgtcttttaatttgatttaacAGATGCCAAAACATTAGAAGTGTTTGTACTACGAACGGCTACAACCAAGAATTCCTCCACAACCTGGTTCTCTCTCTTCATGAGAGTGTTGTCCTCACTTTGAGATTTGCTTATTGTCATTCGTACAATATCTGTAACTCTCCCGTTTCTAGAAattcggagagttaactcttataatctaaattcaattttcataacatatttcaatatttcaatattttcaaaaagtacaaattcatttattcaaatcaaaatatatgtTTCTCTATCAGGAC from Juglans regia cultivar Chandler chromosome 2, Walnut 2.0, whole genome shotgun sequence carries:
- the LOC108987173 gene encoding uncharacterized protein LOC108987173 isoform X3, which translates into the protein MFVKSAFDGVKKNWFLGVDASRSAEHGENQYSLVPAIENNLLRCFGIKNGTSFDRIDLPHDGPLKRQSNYDDSSLPLVESNHNAKENVPIADRYGSSESSRGVLKEKDASFTGVDKDASQQDIIIPEKSLVDAGREVSCDMRMGIKDIADEPCRSSSSNTSRRLVSKIKKTDYLSKETEVTEKHGNCMTGNFNNDVDLKCKKSLEEASQVRLHGKRKRKIEKKDEDEDSSEGKTALTCNSNKKNSKAVGTSQHSMGDKLKTNATLDTIFTEPVEDVHLLETGSRSGKSKKRRKKSSNSINHVLGEVPSAGKDAGENSSATVVIKHKVLGEEPGATSVPRQGVQEAATSELCGISIMEKQVDPVHKVEEINKLPLSLVHKQKANATVECLASEPFENVHLVGGSDSGSGKKKRKKKSSNSSTQVDAAVPSCEKVVGEESSRVAVGINLEDSSNEPHLDGDIVQDAMTSERCGLSLKEKQCDPFPEIGDHDKVPDINTCDTSAGNVNSNDDASDEETAVGVGKMKNSKDSCIFELKGFKGPSSLRNDIELSRPENGVPNDEDDCETGLTNRVYVERESSHNRVSKGILSKKFKPPSQNETDTNAKEVIATSESLNGTGILKDRKSVKKGRKKRKIEDSIEGTLMKSHLEHAKCSEHDISSTEPHKTINGDDYSCKDKQEERDFSPVKGKEVSKSKTVSTCVLGAGWETREVNGDVVESLQHISKAQANSESTDDKMRKKLSKTKTVKASLFSTGRETCNALEDEVDSFQKIGKTQANAENVDEKRKFKKKKNSAAQDTGHHSSTPLADNQRKAEASSKMRNENQGSVGKLLASNTITMQLQGSVSKDECAKHMLHLGKNQILKISRSEDSVGGKPNKSGVEHVKSSEHDIFASHFCETVIGDHSSVNAKKEGNFSLTKGKASKAKTLITSLFGAGQETSDVNVDGVESSLHNSETQADAENGNEKMRKKSKKKLNSATKSLPVREDGHRDSIPSTNNQSEVEASTKMKNEKEGNGGKSEAAKSSTTTQLLGSLSKDERAEHMLQPENKLLKVSMRSGTIAPLIGKSDKLTSLPEDARRLSIADAVLTSINSEKKSEAFAVSKSNLGNSKKTVDQNKLGNKSQSGVGQAVRKASLNDAGEVVNRSEHDKSLLAKSGRIFNDYSSGSSEDGGVRNSDSSTRTPSANSFSSDYSDGESNANLNSPQHGSYDSKRKNSGGRSIRKAKSSSRAKSLTLDTILRSSSRYKKAKQTAVQSELEDTESQPVDYVPDSLVDI